Proteins from a single region of Halalkalibaculum roseum:
- the rplK gene encoding 50S ribosomal protein L11 yields MAKKVENVLKLQIRGGQANPAPPVGPALGQAGINIMEFCKAFNAATQEKAGTIIPVEITVYQDKSFTFKTKTPPAAVLLKQAAKIKSGSGEPNRNKVGKVTWTQCKEIAEQKMEDLNAFEVERAAEMIAGTARSMGLRVLRDK; encoded by the coding sequence ATGGCAAAAAAAGTAGAAAATGTTCTTAAGCTCCAGATCCGTGGCGGACAGGCAAACCCTGCTCCACCGGTAGGTCCTGCATTAGGACAGGCTGGAATTAACATCATGGAGTTTTGTAAGGCTTTTAATGCTGCTACACAAGAGAAGGCTGGTACTATTATACCGGTCGAAATCACTGTGTATCAGGATAAGTCCTTTACATTCAAGACAAAAACTCCGCCAGCTGCTGTACTGCTAAAACAAGCTGCAAAAATTAAGTCCGGTTCCGGCGAGCCTAACAGAAACAAGGTTGGCAAGGTAACCTGGACGCAGTGTAAAGAAATAGCAGAACAGAAAATGGAAGATCTCAATGCTTTTGAGGTGGAACGGGCTGCAGAAATGATAGCCGGTACCGCACGAAGTATGGGTCTTAGAGTTTTAAGAGATAAATAG
- the nusG gene encoding transcription termination/antitermination protein NusG: MSKDNQHQWYVVRCFSSHEKKVKEYLEREIEMQGLQDKIVEILIPTETVVEIRSGKKRTREKNFFPGYILMKTIYDEEVNNLVQGAPSTIGFLKSGKNDLRPNPLRKREVDRILGRVQDSQEMMEKGGVVDIPYDEGDIVKVIDGPFKDFDGTIQEVNEDKLKLRVLVSIFGRKTPVEVDVNQVEPAT, encoded by the coding sequence ATGAGTAAAGATAATCAACATCAATGGTACGTAGTTCGCTGCTTTTCAAGTCATGAAAAGAAGGTCAAGGAATATCTTGAACGAGAAATTGAAATGCAGGGACTTCAGGATAAGATTGTGGAAATTCTGATACCTACCGAGACTGTTGTTGAAATTCGGTCCGGCAAAAAACGGACACGGGAAAAGAACTTTTTCCCCGGCTATATACTGATGAAAACAATTTACGATGAAGAAGTGAATAACCTGGTGCAAGGCGCACCTTCTACCATTGGATTTTTGAAAAGCGGTAAGAATGATTTGAGACCAAATCCGTTGCGCAAGCGAGAAGTGGACCGCATCCTGGGACGTGTTCAGGACAGCCAGGAAATGATGGAGAAGGGCGGCGTCGTAGATATCCCATATGATGAAGGAGATATCGTAAAAGTAATTGACGGACCGTTCAAAGACTTCGACGGCACCATCCAGGAAGTGAATGAAGACAAGCTAAAATTACGAGTATTGGTAAGTATTTTTGGTCGAAAGACCCCGGTTGAAGTTGATGTGAACCAGGTAGAACCTGCAACTTGA
- the secE gene encoding preprotein translocase subunit SecE produces the protein MDKIKEFLLDVRKEMRKVSWPSQQELIDYTLVVVVFTIILSAFIFGIDQVYSTILEAVYSI, from the coding sequence ATGGATAAAATAAAAGAATTTTTATTGGATGTGCGTAAGGAGATGAGAAAAGTCTCCTGGCCATCCCAGCAAGAGCTGATCGATTATACTTTAGTTGTAGTGGTATTCACTATCATTCTTTCAGCTTTCATTTTTGGAATTGATCAAGTCTACAGCACTATCTTAGAAGCCGTATATAGCATATAG